TCGCGTAGTTGACTTCCGCCGAAATCACGCCAGGAACGTCTTCGAGCGCTTCCTCGTTGGTCTCGGCGCAGTTTGCACACGTCATATCCGTAATGCCAATGGAGGCTGACGTGCTCAGTGCGCTGTACCCGGCGTCGTCGATTGCCGTGTAGATCGCCGCGAGTGACGTTGCTTCCGGGTCGTATTCGACAGTTCCCTCGTCGGTGGCGAAGTTGATGTTCGCCTCGCTCACCCCGTCGAGGTCGGTGAGGGCCTGAGTGATTGTTTGCGAACAGTTCGCACAACCCATGCCCTGTATGTCGAGTTGTGTTTTTCGGTGACTCATCACCAGTAACTACGTGATGCTCGTTTAATGCGGTTGTTCTTATGATACTCAAGGCTCAGGCCTGTGCAGACTTATGGTTCGAAAGTGGTTGCGATGAGAGTCAATCTACCCTGTTGCTTCCTCTTCCATCCGTTCGTACTGCTCTTCAAACCGGGCTTCACACGAGGAACAGCAGAACTGGTGGAGTTCGTCGCCGATACGGGCGGCAGTCCCTTCACGGGTGACGGTATTGCCGCACTCAGCACACGTCAGAGCGAACTTCGTTTCCCTGAGGGTGGGCGTCCATTTGACACCCGTCAGAAGCTGTACGTCGTAGTCCTTGATGCTCCGTACGTCGAGTATCTCTGCAAGCCACGTTGGGACATCGCCATCGACAACGAGTGCGTAGCAGAGGAGATCGTGTTCGGCGGTCGTGAACACGTATTCGACTGCTTCGGCTTCGAGAAGCTCTGCACGGACGGATTCGAACCGTTCCGATTTAACCGTGAGCTTCAGGAGAATGGGAACGCCCTCGTAAAGCTGTGACCGGTCGACATCGACGGTAAAGCGACGGATGATGCCTATCTCCTGTAGCCGCTTGACACGCTCTGAGACAGCCGGTGGCGACAGATCAACCACCTCGGCGATTTCGCTCCACGGCTGACGTGCATCGCTCAGCAACAGGTCGAGGATTTCGAGGTCCGTTTCATCGAGATCGCGCATACTGTTACTGACGGCATCAACCACTAAATGCTCTTCCGAATATCCACTTTGGAACCAACAGCTTCCGGGTCATCAAACCACCACTATCGAAGCAGAAATCGGAATAAATCAGGCGGGCATAGGATTACCTGTATGACGACGACAATCACAGTCGAAGGAATGAGCTGCGAGCACTGTGAACAGACTGTCGAGGAGGCACTTCAGGGCATCTCCGGCGTCTCGGATGTCCGTGCGGATCACGAGGCGGAAAACGCCACAATTGAGGGTGACCCTGACAGCGACGCCATCGTCCGAGCAGTCGAAGACACGGGTTACGAAGCCTCGGTGTGAGCATTCCACCCTATTCCACCGCACAAAAGAAATCCAAGGGACAATATAGTGTAGAAGACACACTACTACACACAACCAAGCCTATGACGTACACGCTCACCACGACCGCCGACGAATCGCTCGACGAAGCAGTGGCCGCGACAACTGATGCACTTGAAGACGAAGGATTCGGTGTCCTCAGCGATATCGATGTCCGTGAGACGCTCAAACAGAAACTCGACGTCGACACTCGACAGTACCGCATCCTCGGTGCATGTAACCCACAGCTCGCCCACGAAGGTCTCGACGAAGAACCCGAACTGGGTGCGCTCCTGCCATGCAACGTCATCGTCTACGAATCCGACGACAGTGTGACCGTGAGCGCGGTCGATCCCGGACAGCTCGTCGGCATCACCGACAACCCCGCGCTTGATTCCATCGCCGAAGAAGTCTACGAGCGCTTCGAGCGCGTCCTTGAAACCGTTGGCGAGGAGGCGTGAGGCGATGGCCAACTCTACTCGGACGGACCTTGCGACGATACTACTGGTCGGTCTCGCCATCCTCGTGTTGGCTCCGATGCTCATGATGGGATTCGCAATGCCGATGATGGGTGGGATGTACGGCTATGGCGCGGGCGGGAACGCCGGACTCGTCGGGCTTCTCGTCCCGCTCGTCGTGCTTCTCGTGGTTCTCGGAGCCGGCTATCTCCTCGTCCGTCGCGTAGCCGGCCACACCGACTCGCGTGATACTGCGCTGGAGGAACTCCGGAGCGCCTACGCACGCGGCGACCTCTCCGACGAGGAGTTCGAAACTCGCCGGGAGAAACTCGAAAGCGACTGACTCCAATTATATGAACCTGGATATCTCTCGACGAGAGCTGCTCGCAGCCACCGGGGGCGCGTCTCTTAGCATGCTTGCCGGCTGTTCGTCTTCGTCGTCGAGCACCGATTCGTCCACGCCGACCGTGGCTTCGGCCCCAGCAAGCGCCGAGCCATCGCCCGAAGCAGCCACCTCGCAGTCACCGACCGTCCCGAAAAACGCTGATCAGCAGCGAACGCTCACTGCCACGACCGGCCCGATTTCGCCCAACGGAACCGAACGCTCGAATCCCGCATGGCTCTACGACGGACAGACGCCCGGACCGGAACTGCGGGTCGCCGAGGGCGACGTGCTTCAGGTCAGCCTCGAAAACCAGCTGCCCGACCCAACGACGATACACTGGCACGGGATTCCGCTCGCCAACCCGATGGACGGCGTGCCGAACGTCACGCAAGCGCCCGTCGAACCCGACGGCACGTTCACCTACACCTTCGAAGCGGTCCCGGCCGGGACGTATTTCTATCACAGTCATATTGGGCTACAGCTCGACCGCCACCTCATCGGCCCGCTCATCGTCGAGGAGGAGTCGCCACACGTTGCGTTCGACCGCGACATCGTCGTGATCTTCAACGATTACCTGCGGGGTGCCCCGCAGCCGGAATCCGAATGGGCCGTTCAGGGCGGAGGCGGTATGGGTGGTGGAATGGGTGGAGGTATGGGTCGCAATCAGATGGACGGTGGTCTGAACATGGCCTCACGTCCGGACTACGCGGGCCTGCTCGCAAACGGCCGTCTTCCGTCGAATCCATCGGAGTTCACCATCGAAAAGGGCGAATGGCTCCGAGTCCGATTCATCAACGCCAGCGGGGCGACGACGTTTCGCGTCGGTCTCGGTGGCCATCGACTGAACATCACCCACGCCGATGGCCAGCCCGTCGAACCCGTCACGACCGACTCGTTCGCCTTCGGTCCCGGCGAGCGCTACGATGCAGTCGTCGAAGCGAACAATCCCGGAGCGTGGGCCATCGAGGCCCGGTCGGTCGATGGCGACGAACAACCGGCCACGGCGACGCTGCGCTACGAGGGTGCTACCGGCACTCCACGCAAACCGTCGTTCGATGGCAATCAGCTCGGCTACGGCGACCTTCACGCGGTTGAATCCATCGAGGGGCTACAGGGGTCACCGGACCGGACGTTCGATGTCACCCTCTCGGCAGGCCGCGGTCCGGGAACGTGGCTCATCAACGGCCAGCGATTCCCCGACGCGGACCCGTTTGCCGTGAAGGCTGGCGAGCACGTTCGGATACGGCTGAACAATCGAAGTCCAGTCGCTCACCCAATGCATCTCCACGGACACTTCTTCCACGTCGGCGACGTGCTCAAGGACACGGTGATGGTGCCGGGCCACATGGGCCGGGTCACGATTGACTTCCTCGCGGACAATCCTGGCGAGTGGCTGTTCCACTGTCACAACATCTACCATCTCGACGGCGGTATGGGACGTATCATCGAATACACCGGCTGAACACGAAAACAGGACACTACACTACTATGAGCGAACATTCGATACGTGACGAAACCGAACGAGGAAACGAACCTGCAACCACCGACACACCGCCGACCCACCGGCCCGGCGATAGCGGCGATGACATCGCTCAGACGGACCACTCAGGTCACGAGGAGATGTTCCGCCGACGCTTCTGGATATCGCTGGCTCTCTCGATTCCAGTCATCGTCTTCAGCGAATTCATCCAGGATATCTTCAACTACACCGCACCTGTCTTCCCCGGCAGTGAATGGATAACGCCGATTCTCTCGGTAGTCGTCTTCGCGTATGGGGGCGTGCCGTTCCTCTCGATGGCGCGGACGGAGCTCGAAAACCGCGAGCCGGGCATGATGATGCTCATCTCGCTGGCGATCACCGTCGCGTTCGTCTACTCGCTGGCGAGCCTCGTCCTTCCGGGGACGACGCCGTTTTTCTGGGAGCTCGTAACGCTGATCGACATCATGCTGCTGGGCCACTGGATGGAGATGCGCTCGGTCCGGCAGGCCTCGGGTGCACTTGACGAGCTCGCAAAGCTCATGCCCGACACCGCAGAGCGCGTCACCGAGGGCGGCGACACCGAGGAAGTTCCGATTGATGAGTTGACCGAGGACGACGTCGTGCTCGTCCGTCCGGGCGCGAGCGTCCCTGCCGACGGCGAAGTCATCGAGGGCGAGTCATCGGTCGACGAGTCGATGATAACCGGCGAGTCCCGTCCGGTCGACAAAGATCCTGGTAGCGAAGTCGTCGCCGGGACGGTCAACCAGGACGGCAGCCTCCGTGTGCGGGTGACCACGACGGGTGAGGAGACGACGCTGGCGGGTATCATGCGTCTCGTCGATGAAGCTCAGCAGTCGAAATCCCGGACGCAGTTGCTCGCCGACCAGGCGGCGGGCTGGCTGTTCTACGTCGCGTTGGGTGTTGCGGCTCTCACGCTGGTCGGCTGGGTCATCGCAACTGGCTTCAACATCATGGTCCTCGAACGTGTCGTCACCGTCCTCGTCATCGCGTGTCCGCACGCGCTTGGACTCGCGGTCCCACTCGTAGTTGCAATCAACACCTCGACCGCGGCCCAGAACGGGATGCTCATCCGCGACCGCATTGCCATGGAAGAGTCCCGGAATCTCGATACAGTGATGTTCGATAAAACTGGGACGCTCACCAAGGGTGAGCAGGGCGTCGTCGGCGTCGAGACGGCTGAAGACTGGGACGAAGCACGGGCGTTTGGCGTGGCTGCGGCCGTCGAGGGCGACTCCGAGCACATGATCGCCCGTGCCATCCGGAACGCGGCCGACGAGCGCGACGTCGACCGTCCGCAGGTCTCGGAGTTCGAGAACCTCCGTGGTCTCGGCGTCCGCGCTACCGTGGATGGGACGACTGTGCATCTCGGCGGACCGAACCTCCTCAGAAAATTCGACATCGAGCGGTCCGAATCCATCACGTCGTTCGCCGAAGAAGCCGGCGCGAACGCACAGACGGTCATCTATCTCGTCCGCGAGGAAACCGATGTGGTCGCCGCGTTCGCACTCGCGGACGTCATCCGCGAGGAGAGCCACCAAACGATCCGAGCGCTCCATGATATGGACATCGAGGTGGCGATGATCACCGGCGATTCCGAGGACGTCGCGGCCGCGGTTTCCGAAGAGTTAGACATCGACCAGTACTTCGCTGAGGTGCTTCCCGAGGAGAAGGATCAAATGGTCACGCAGCTGCAAGAGGAGGGAAAGCTCGTTGCAATGGTCGGCGATGGAGTCAACGATGCACCCGCGTTGACGCGGGCCGATGTCGGTATCGCCATCGGCTCCGGTACTGACGTGGCCATTGAATCTGGCGACATCATCCTCGTCGAGAACAACCCGCTCGACGTGATGCGGCTCGTGCGCCTCTCGAAGGCGAGCTACCGGAAGATGCAGGAGAATCTCGTCTGGGCGACCGGCTACAACGTCTTCGCGCTCCCGCTCGCCGCGGGGGTACTCGCACCGATCGGTATCCTGCTTTCGCCCGCAGTGGGCGCAGTATTCATGTCGCTGTCGACGATTATCGTCGCCATCAACGCCCGCCGACTCCGCGGAGTAGACCTCTCGTGAGCGAGCGCGGTCGGTCGATCTACGACTGGTGGAGTCGTCACGAACGCCTGTTCAACCGACTGTACGATGTCGCCTTCCTCGGTCGTGAGACCGAACTCCGCGAGCGGGCGGTGAAGTCGCTTGCGCTCGACTCCGGCGAGCGCGTACTGGAACTCGGCTGTGGTCTGGGCAACTCCTTCGAAGCGCTTCGCACTCGTGTGGGGAGCCAGGGAGCTGTAGTCGGCGTGGACTACAGCCACGGAATGGTGGAGCGCGCCGCCGAACGGGTTCGGCAGGCAGGCTGGAGGAACGTTCATCTAGTACATGGTGATTCAGGGCGTCTCGGAGCCGATGACGGGGCGTTCGATGCGGTCTATGCTGCAATGACGCTGAGTGCCATGCCGAATCCAGCAGACGCGGTCGACACGGCGTACCGAGCGCTGCGTCCCGGCGGTCGGATTGTCGTCCTCGACGCGCAGCCATTTCAAGAGTTCCCGTGGACGATTCTCAACCCCGTGATCGTCCCTCTCTCGAAGTACACGACGAACTGGTTTCCCGAGGAAAACATCCCAACAGCGCTCGCCAGCCGATTCGGATCAACGACGGTAGCCACATTCAACGGTGGAACGATTTTCATCGCTACCGCACGAAAACCGAAGCAGAACGACGAGATATAGTGAGATGAATCAATCAACATCGGTAACCAACGGCCTGATGGCGATTCTCCTATGAGCCAGAGTGGTGTTCGCACGCGGGCAGCGACGGGGTTCGCCACCGGTGCGGCACTCTCTGTGGGAGGACTTCTATGTCTATCCTCGCTTTTGAGTGATGTTGGCCACGTGCACGTCCTATGGCCTACTGTTAGTGTTCTCGGAGCGGTTGCACTCACAGCCATGGTCTGGGTTGCTGTCCATCGCGCCTCGCCACCGGTATCCAAACAGGCTGGCTGGATGGGTGTGTTCGTCGTCTTCGGACAGGCGATTGACGCGGTTTCGACGGCAGTCGGCGTCGACATTCTCGCCGTGTCCGAGCAGGTGCCGCTTTCACGCGCCGTCTTAAATCTCGCTGCGACGCTCCCCACCGCATCGATAATCGGCGTCGGATGGCTCTTCGTCGTCCTCAAGCTGAGTCTCGCAACGGGTCTGGTCTGGGTAGTCGCCACCGACAGCGAAACGACGCCGCTCGGGACGCGGCTTCTCTTTCTCGCAGCGGGGCTCGCCGGTTTCCTCCCCGGAGTTCGAAACCTCGTCCTCTATGCGCTGGCGTGATCGTCCATCATCCCATTAGCTACGGACGACTCACGTGTGGAACCGGCCATCGATTCGGCAACACTCAGGTCACCCTCTCAAAAAGCACATATTCCACCCAGTTTCAGCCATATATATGAGACGACGCACGCTTCTCGCTGTGTCTACAGCGGCTCTGGCCTCTCTTGCAGGTTGTGCCGGTGATTCGGGTGGAGCGAACGAGAGTCCGACGGCCGTTCCACCAACGGGCAAGTCTAGTGATCAATCACCCCAGCAATGTCCCACGTCCACTCCGAGATCAAAGACGATCTCGAAACGAGCTGGAGGAGGTACCGACGAACCGAGCACCACGGCTGTCTCTCGACGAGAGTCCGGAACCGCTTGCAGGGGCGTAAGCAAGATCTCGTTCTATGCGCTTGGCGAGATTGCCGATGGAATTTGGCGTCAGGATACCGTTTGGGTCGATTTCAGCCGTGAAGCGAGCACACGGGTTCGGTTGGTGGTGCTGGAAAACGATACCGTCCTCGGTACGACTCGGGTCGGACAGCCACCGAGTACTGGTACGGCCTCGGCTGGGGTGCCGATTACTCTCAGGACCGAACTTTCAGGGGAGCACACGATTCGTGTGGTCGCGTATCCAGATACGGGTGAGGACGGCGAGTTTACCCCTGCAGGGGTGACTCCCTGTCAGCACGAGGGTGAAATCGTTCGAACAGAACCGACGACGATCGATTTTAGCAGATTTGCCGAGATCACCTCTTCGACGCCACGTGGCACGTAAGCGGTCTCTGGTCACGGCGATGGTATCAACCATCGCTTAATTTGAACGGAACCGTCACCACATGACCCGTCGCGCGAGTACGTAAATCAGAAGCGATGCGATGAACGTCCCGATGAGCGATTCGGCCATCGCGAGCCCTTTCGCATACCCGAGTGGAACCCAGTCGCCATAGCCGAGCGTCGTGAACGTAACGACGCTGAAGTAGAGGCTCTCCGCGAGAATGGCCACCAAATTCCTGATACCAGTGACCGTGGAGGGATCGAGCGGGCCGCCCGTCGCATAGGTGAGAGCTGCCCCCGAACTCGACCGGCGCAACCCGCCGACCGCGGAGAGGGGATAGAGCACTGCACTCAGAACGATCACCACGAGTGCAGTGTAGACCACGGTCCAAATCCCCTCACCGTACTGCATCACCCAGCGTGCGCCTTCGGCTTTCGCCCAGCGAAGGTACTGTCCCCTCGCCCAGACTTGCCGCCGCTGGGTGTCGTGTTGCCGAACGTAATACTCGCTCGCCTGCTGGTTCAGCTTGTTCTCTCGGGAAATGGTTTGCAGTGCGCCGTACGTCCAGATCGCCTTATCCAGTAGATCAACGTTCCCATCGGCGACGACAGCGCCGAGTGACTCGTCCTCAGGGATCATCTGCTCGTAGCTACAAACCCCATCGAGGGACGTTCAGTGGTCGATCCGGCAGTTGTCGTGGACACTCCCGTAGAAGTGAGCCCCGGTGAGATCCGCCCCGCGGAGATCGGTTCGGATCATCGCTGCGTACTCTAGGTCCGCCTCGGTAAGATCGGCGTCAACCAGAAGCGTCTCTTTGAGCGTTGCATCCGTCAAGGTCGTCTCACGAAGCATCGCGCGCCTGAGAGTCGTGTTGCTGAGGTGGCGTCGGTTAGTCCGCATCCGAGAGATCGGCGTCTTCGAATCGTGCATGCGAGAGATCGGCACCGACGAGCGTAGCGCCAACGAGGGTCACCTCCGCCCCGCTGACGTGTGAGAGATCCGCCCCATCGAGCGTAGCACGATCCAGGCAGGTGGCGTCGAGAACGCTATCCGAAAAGTCACACCCAGTACAGTTCGCTCGGGAGAGATCGGCGCGACTACAGTCGGCGTTCCGTAGGGTTGCGTTTGTCAGACAGGCATTCCGGAGCGTACAGTCCGCAAACGAGAGGGAAGAACCTATCGACACGTTCGGGAGATACGCCCCGTCCAACCGCTCTCGGTTATCGGTACGGGCCGCGGCGAGCGCATCTACTGGCTTGTTCGCTCGCTCAACGTGTCAGACACAGTGATCGGTGTCTCCCCATGACGGCCGCCAGCAACTGTACGCGCCGGCAGTGT
This region of Halococcus salsus genomic DNA includes:
- a CDS encoding winged helix-turn-helix transcriptional regulator — its product is MRDLDETDLEILDLLLSDARQPWSEIAEVVDLSPPAVSERVKRLQEIGIIRRFTVDVDRSQLYEGVPILLKLTVKSERFESVRAELLEAEAVEYVFTTAEHDLLCYALVVDGDVPTWLAEILDVRSIKDYDVQLLTGVKWTPTLRETKFALTCAECGNTVTREGTAARIGDELHQFCCSSCEARFEEQYERMEEEATG
- a CDS encoding heavy-metal-associated domain-containing protein; amino-acid sequence: MTTTITVEGMSCEHCEQTVEEALQGISGVSDVRADHEAENATIEGDPDSDAIVRAVEDTGYEASV
- a CDS encoding DUF302 domain-containing protein → MTYTLTTTADESLDEAVAATTDALEDEGFGVLSDIDVRETLKQKLDVDTRQYRILGACNPQLAHEGLDEEPELGALLPCNVIVYESDDSVTVSAVDPGQLVGITDNPALDSIAEEVYERFERVLETVGEEA
- a CDS encoding SHOCT domain-containing protein gives rise to the protein MANSTRTDLATILLVGLAILVLAPMLMMGFAMPMMGGMYGYGAGGNAGLVGLLVPLVVLLVVLGAGYLLVRRVAGHTDSRDTALEELRSAYARGDLSDEEFETRREKLESD
- a CDS encoding multicopper oxidase family protein, with the protein product MLAGCSSSSSSTDSSTPTVASAPASAEPSPEAATSQSPTVPKNADQQRTLTATTGPISPNGTERSNPAWLYDGQTPGPELRVAEGDVLQVSLENQLPDPTTIHWHGIPLANPMDGVPNVTQAPVEPDGTFTYTFEAVPAGTYFYHSHIGLQLDRHLIGPLIVEEESPHVAFDRDIVVIFNDYLRGAPQPESEWAVQGGGGMGGGMGGGMGRNQMDGGLNMASRPDYAGLLANGRLPSNPSEFTIEKGEWLRVRFINASGATTFRVGLGGHRLNITHADGQPVEPVTTDSFAFGPGERYDAVVEANNPGAWAIEARSVDGDEQPATATLRYEGATGTPRKPSFDGNQLGYGDLHAVESIEGLQGSPDRTFDVTLSAGRGPGTWLINGQRFPDADPFAVKAGEHVRIRLNNRSPVAHPMHLHGHFFHVGDVLKDTVMVPGHMGRVTIDFLADNPGEWLFHCHNIYHLDGGMGRIIEYTG
- a CDS encoding copper-translocating P-type ATPase, whose protein sequence is MSEHSIRDETERGNEPATTDTPPTHRPGDSGDDIAQTDHSGHEEMFRRRFWISLALSIPVIVFSEFIQDIFNYTAPVFPGSEWITPILSVVVFAYGGVPFLSMARTELENREPGMMMLISLAITVAFVYSLASLVLPGTTPFFWELVTLIDIMLLGHWMEMRSVRQASGALDELAKLMPDTAERVTEGGDTEEVPIDELTEDDVVLVRPGASVPADGEVIEGESSVDESMITGESRPVDKDPGSEVVAGTVNQDGSLRVRVTTTGEETTLAGIMRLVDEAQQSKSRTQLLADQAAGWLFYVALGVAALTLVGWVIATGFNIMVLERVVTVLVIACPHALGLAVPLVVAINTSTAAQNGMLIRDRIAMEESRNLDTVMFDKTGTLTKGEQGVVGVETAEDWDEARAFGVAAAVEGDSEHMIARAIRNAADERDVDRPQVSEFENLRGLGVRATVDGTTVHLGGPNLLRKFDIERSESITSFAEEAGANAQTVIYLVREETDVVAAFALADVIREESHQTIRALHDMDIEVAMITGDSEDVAAAVSEELDIDQYFAEVLPEEKDQMVTQLQEEGKLVAMVGDGVNDAPALTRADVGIAIGSGTDVAIESGDIILVENNPLDVMRLVRLSKASYRKMQENLVWATGYNVFALPLAAGVLAPIGILLSPAVGAVFMSLSTIIVAINARRLRGVDLS
- a CDS encoding class I SAM-dependent methyltransferase, encoding MSERGRSIYDWWSRHERLFNRLYDVAFLGRETELRERAVKSLALDSGERVLELGCGLGNSFEALRTRVGSQGAVVGVDYSHGMVERAAERVRQAGWRNVHLVHGDSGRLGADDGAFDAVYAAMTLSAMPNPADAVDTAYRALRPGGRIVVLDAQPFQEFPWTILNPVIVPLSKYTTNWFPEENIPTALASRFGSTTVATFNGGTIFIATARKPKQNDEI
- a CDS encoding DUF63 family protein, which translates into the protein MSQSGVRTRAATGFATGAALSVGGLLCLSSLLSDVGHVHVLWPTVSVLGAVALTAMVWVAVHRASPPVSKQAGWMGVFVVFGQAIDAVSTAVGVDILAVSEQVPLSRAVLNLAATLPTASIIGVGWLFVVLKLSLATGLVWVVATDSETTPLGTRLLFLAAGLAGFLPGVRNLVLYALA
- a CDS encoding potassium channel family protein, coding for MIPEDESLGAVVADGNVDLLDKAIWTYGALQTISRENKLNQQASEYYVRQHDTQRRQVWARGQYLRWAKAEGARWVMQYGEGIWTVVYTALVVIVLSAVLYPLSAVGGLRRSSSGAALTYATGGPLDPSTVTGIRNLVAILAESLYFSVVTFTTLGYGDWVPLGYAKGLAMAESLIGTFIASLLIYVLARRVMW
- a CDS encoding pentapeptide repeat-containing protein, coding for MHDSKTPISRMRTNRRHLSNTTLRRAMLRETTLTDATLKETLLVDADLTEADLEYAAMIRTDLRGADLTGAHFYGSVHDNCRIDH
- a CDS encoding pentapeptide repeat-containing protein, with protein sequence MSIGSSLSFADCTLRNACLTNATLRNADCSRADLSRANCTGCDFSDSVLDATCLDRATLDGADLSHVSGAEVTLVGATLVGADLSHARFEDADLSDAD